A stretch of Caenorhabditis elegans chromosome IV DNA encodes these proteins:
- the M01H9.3 gene encoding uncharacterized protein (Partially confirmed by transcript evidence) yields MSKAPQIRPDYDTDCLWKPPTRSARVQKERTISMDSTDSEIGALGGRKFSTNEGARLGPAPTSPIDAQPRARRMSISEMLFGSSPKSFSWGMESNTTNTTTTSNSGGGDIGERKMSITDDPRFKDFMKHQSKIIGDDGISAAGFKRSNYMKD; encoded by the exons ATGTCCAAGGCTCCACAA ATTCGCCCAGACTACGACACTGATTGCCTCTGGAAGCCGCCAACTCGTTCGGCACGCGTCCAGAAAGAAAGAACCATTTCGATGGATTCCACCGACTCGGAGATCGGCGCACTTGGTGGACGCAAGTTCTCGACGAACGAGGGCGCCAGGTTGGG CCCTGCACCGACTTCTCCAATTGATGCACAACCACGTGCTCGTCGTATGTCAATCTCCGAAATGCTGTTCGGATCGTCGCCAAAGAGCTTCTCATGGGGAATGGAATCCAACACAACCAACACCACTACTACTTCCAACTCTGGTGGTGGTGATATTGGAGAAAGGAAGATGTCTATCACTGAT GACCCACGCTTCAAGGACTTCATGAAGCATCAGAGCAAGATCATCGGTGACGATGGCATCTCGGCCGCTGGCTTCAAGCGTAGCAACTACATGAAAGACTGA
- the M01H9.3 gene encoding uncharacterized protein (Confirmed by transcript evidence), protein MSKAPQVSDLVVQPNVTFKAVTGGSPHSPSASIPIAGADDSIRPDYDTDCLWKPPTRSARVQKERTISMDSTDSEIGALGGRKFSTNEGASPAPTSPIDAQPRARRMSISEMLFGSSPKSFSWGMESNTTNTTTTSNSGGGDIGERKMSITDDPRFKDFMKHQSKIIGDDGISAAGFKRSNYMKD, encoded by the exons ATGTCCAAGGCTCCACAAGTAAGTGATCTTGTCGTTCAACCGAATGTTACCTTCAAAGCGGTGACTGGTGGTTCACCACACTCACCCAGCGCCAGCATTCCGATTGCTGGAGCTGATGATTCA ATTCGCCCAGACTACGACACTGATTGCCTCTGGAAGCCGCCAACTCGTTCGGCACGCGTCCAGAAAGAAAGAACCATTTCGATGGATTCCACCGACTCGGAGATCGGCGCACTTGGTGGACGCAAGTTCTCGACGAACGAGGGCGCCAG CCCTGCACCGACTTCTCCAATTGATGCACAACCACGTGCTCGTCGTATGTCAATCTCCGAAATGCTGTTCGGATCGTCGCCAAAGAGCTTCTCATGGGGAATGGAATCCAACACAACCAACACCACTACTACTTCCAACTCTGGTGGTGGTGATATTGGAGAAAGGAAGATGTCTATCACTGAT GACCCACGCTTCAAGGACTTCATGAAGCATCAGAGCAAGATCATCGGTGACGATGGCATCTCGGCCGCTGGCTTCAAGCGTAGCAACTACATGAAAGACTGA
- the M01H9.3 gene encoding uncharacterized protein (Confirmed by transcript evidence) has protein sequence MSKAPQIRPDYDTDCLWKPPTRSARVQKERTISMDSTDSEIGALGGRKFSTNEGASPAPTSPIDAQPRARRMSISEMLFGSSPKSFSWGMESNTTNTTTTSNSGGGDIGERKMSITDDPRFKDFMKHQSKIIGDDGISAAGFKRSNYMKD, from the exons ATGTCCAAGGCTCCACAA ATTCGCCCAGACTACGACACTGATTGCCTCTGGAAGCCGCCAACTCGTTCGGCACGCGTCCAGAAAGAAAGAACCATTTCGATGGATTCCACCGACTCGGAGATCGGCGCACTTGGTGGACGCAAGTTCTCGACGAACGAGGGCGCCAG CCCTGCACCGACTTCTCCAATTGATGCACAACCACGTGCTCGTCGTATGTCAATCTCCGAAATGCTGTTCGGATCGTCGCCAAAGAGCTTCTCATGGGGAATGGAATCCAACACAACCAACACCACTACTACTTCCAACTCTGGTGGTGGTGATATTGGAGAAAGGAAGATGTCTATCACTGAT GACCCACGCTTCAAGGACTTCATGAAGCATCAGAGCAAGATCATCGGTGACGATGGCATCTCGGCCGCTGGCTTCAAGCGTAGCAACTACATGAAAGACTGA
- the M01H9.3 gene encoding uncharacterized protein (Confirmed by transcript evidence) → MLLHTFFDDSKTSVEETPRMFVARLFGSPVSTSIIPTEKESINNNNQETAKMPLDPMDSLWMSKAPQVSDLVVQPNVTFKAVTGGSPHSPSASIPIAGADDSIRPDYDTDCLWKPPTRSARVQKERTISMDSTDSEIGALGGRKFSTNEGASPAPTSPIDAQPRARRMSISEMLFGSSPKSFSWGMESNTTNTTTTSNSGGGDIGERKMSITDDPRFKDFMKHQSKIIGDDGISAAGFKRSNYMKD, encoded by the exons ATGCTTCTTCACACATTTTTCGACGATTCAAAAACTTCAGTTGAGGAGACACCAAGAATGTTTGTTGCAA gatTGTTCGGTAGCCCAGTATCGACGTCCATCATACCAACTGAAAAGGAAAGtatcaacaacaacaatcaagaaactgcaaaaatgccGCTCGACCCTATGGATTCTTTGTG GATGTCCAAGGCTCCACAAGTAAGTGATCTTGTCGTTCAACCGAATGTTACCTTCAAAGCGGTGACTGGTGGTTCACCACACTCACCCAGCGCCAGCATTCCGATTGCTGGAGCTGATGATTCA ATTCGCCCAGACTACGACACTGATTGCCTCTGGAAGCCGCCAACTCGTTCGGCACGCGTCCAGAAAGAAAGAACCATTTCGATGGATTCCACCGACTCGGAGATCGGCGCACTTGGTGGACGCAAGTTCTCGACGAACGAGGGCGCCAG CCCTGCACCGACTTCTCCAATTGATGCACAACCACGTGCTCGTCGTATGTCAATCTCCGAAATGCTGTTCGGATCGTCGCCAAAGAGCTTCTCATGGGGAATGGAATCCAACACAACCAACACCACTACTACTTCCAACTCTGGTGGTGGTGATATTGGAGAAAGGAAGATGTCTATCACTGAT GACCCACGCTTCAAGGACTTCATGAAGCATCAGAGCAAGATCATCGGTGACGATGGCATCTCGGCCGCTGGCTTCAAGCGTAGCAACTACATGAAAGACTGA
- the M01H9.3 gene encoding uncharacterized protein (Confirmed by transcript evidence), whose translation MPLDPMDSLWMSKAPQVSDLVVQPNVTFKAVTGGSPHSPSASIPIAGADDSIRPDYDTDCLWKPPTRSARVQKERTISMDSTDSEIGALGGRKFSTNEGASPAPTSPIDAQPRARRMSISEMLFGSSPKSFSWGMESNTTNTTTTSNSGGGDIGERKMSITDDPRFKDFMKHQSKIIGDDGISAAGFKRSNYMKD comes from the exons atgccGCTCGACCCTATGGATTCTTTGTG GATGTCCAAGGCTCCACAAGTAAGTGATCTTGTCGTTCAACCGAATGTTACCTTCAAAGCGGTGACTGGTGGTTCACCACACTCACCCAGCGCCAGCATTCCGATTGCTGGAGCTGATGATTCA ATTCGCCCAGACTACGACACTGATTGCCTCTGGAAGCCGCCAACTCGTTCGGCACGCGTCCAGAAAGAAAGAACCATTTCGATGGATTCCACCGACTCGGAGATCGGCGCACTTGGTGGACGCAAGTTCTCGACGAACGAGGGCGCCAG CCCTGCACCGACTTCTCCAATTGATGCACAACCACGTGCTCGTCGTATGTCAATCTCCGAAATGCTGTTCGGATCGTCGCCAAAGAGCTTCTCATGGGGAATGGAATCCAACACAACCAACACCACTACTACTTCCAACTCTGGTGGTGGTGATATTGGAGAAAGGAAGATGTCTATCACTGAT GACCCACGCTTCAAGGACTTCATGAAGCATCAGAGCAAGATCATCGGTGACGATGGCATCTCGGCCGCTGGCTTCAAGCGTAGCAACTACATGAAAGACTGA